In the Gemmatimonadaceae bacterium genome, one interval contains:
- a CDS encoding RNA polymerase sigma factor — MTNLSYGMQTDELELRRAMKGDEAAMRQLWLRHSPHIDAVVRRLCGDHDVAADVAQDVWIQIFRALPGYRGESQFGTWAHRIAVNRTLNALRKVKRLAKLETDIEDDSASVEGDTDRTFLADSIDEAMVQLSPGARMVFVLHDIEGYTHEEIGDKLGITSGGSKSQLFKARAKLRRLLAHLVDESTAGIGRTHVAPV, encoded by the coding sequence GTGACTAATCTTTCATACGGGATGCAGACCGACGAGTTGGAACTCCGGCGCGCCATGAAAGGCGACGAAGCGGCGATGCGGCAGCTATGGCTGCGGCACTCACCACACATCGACGCTGTCGTGCGCCGTCTGTGCGGGGACCATGATGTTGCGGCAGACGTGGCGCAGGATGTATGGATTCAGATCTTCCGTGCGCTGCCGGGGTACCGTGGCGAGTCCCAGTTTGGTACCTGGGCTCATAGAATAGCGGTGAATCGCACGCTGAATGCTCTCCGCAAGGTCAAGCGGCTGGCGAAGCTGGAGACCGATATCGAGGATGACAGTGCTTCTGTCGAGGGCGATACCGATCGCACTTTTCTCGCGGATTCCATTGATGAGGCGATGGTTCAATTGTCACCCGGTGCGAGGATGGTTTTTGTGCTGCATGACATCGAGGGCTACACACACGAAGAAATTGGCGACAAGCTCGGCATTACGTCGGGCGGATCGAAGTCGCAATTGTTCAAGGCGCGCGCCAAGCTTCGCCGGCTGTTGGCGCACCTGGTAGATGAATCAACGGCCGGCATTGGAAGGACGCATGTTGCCCCTGTCTGA
- a CDS encoding PDZ domain-containing protein — translation MRVNRYLIATGLVSLVSFAPSVTHAQRETKRGWVGIAYTTGIGQTDRNGAMVFTEYPVIESIEAGSPAERAGLQAGDLIVSLDAQDLRKNPMPPNMLEPGRRIVFRFRRNEVARTSTVVVAPRPGGTAERTVFNFIQPVPNQVPRVNPAPGRALRVTIPTLPGGSPAPFAFAPNIGVAGAVVTELNNDLRELLELRTEGVFVVNVALGTPASESGLRSGDVIVIANRGAVRNPGELIGIMRAADDKSVRLEIIRKKKPQLIMLDW, via the coding sequence ATGCGAGTTAACCGATATCTGATTGCAACGGGGCTGGTCTCGCTGGTGTCGTTTGCGCCGTCGGTAACTCATGCGCAAAGAGAGACGAAACGCGGGTGGGTCGGCATCGCCTATACCACCGGTATCGGGCAGACAGACCGCAACGGTGCCATGGTGTTCACGGAATATCCGGTGATCGAGTCAATCGAGGCCGGCTCGCCGGCTGAACGAGCTGGCCTGCAGGCGGGAGATCTTATAGTGTCGCTCGACGCTCAGGACCTGCGAAAGAATCCGATGCCGCCCAACATGCTCGAGCCCGGCCGGCGAATTGTTTTCCGTTTCAGGCGCAATGAAGTTGCGAGAACGAGCACGGTTGTCGTTGCCCCACGGCCGGGCGGAACGGCGGAACGGACGGTATTCAACTTCATTCAGCCGGTACCGAACCAAGTGCCGCGCGTCAACCCTGCACCGGGCCGGGCGCTTCGTGTCACAATCCCGACGCTTCCCGGGGGAAGTCCCGCTCCCTTCGCATTCGCTCCCAACATTGGCGTTGCGGGCGCAGTGGTCACCGAGCTCAATAACGATCTGCGCGAGCTTCTCGAACTCAGAACTGAAGGTGTCTTTGTGGTGAACGTCGCGCTGGGTACCCCGGCCAGCGAATCGGGACTTCGCAGCGGCGATGTGATAGTGATCGCGAACCGGGGGGCGGTGCGAAACCCTGGAGAGTTGATCGGCATCATGCGCGCGGCGGACGACAAATCAGTCCGGCTGGAAATCATCCGCAAGAAAAAGCCGCAGCTGATCATGCTGGACTGGTAA
- a CDS encoding NAD(P)/FAD-dependent oxidoreductase — MPDIQSSSNSDYDVAIIGGGPAGLSAALWLARYLRRVVVVDSGDPRNWETRGINGFLGSQGIKSPDLRRCGREDAERFGAKMIADTVTKVTNTNSEQFVLTLEKGTEFTARRLLLAFGIKDVWPRINGLRDCYGETVHVCPDCDGFETTDKKTVVIGTGRKAVGMALSIHNWTKEIVICTNGEPADIDKQELDQLKALNIPVLEEPVVAANSNNREIRCLDLESGMQLDCERLYFAIGQRPADDLGVDLKCERDENGLIVIDEKHHTSVRNVFAAGDIVPGPQMAIAAAAGGAAAALYIHYSLVSDKQKLD; from the coding sequence ATGCCTGATATCCAATCTTCCAGCAATTCGGATTACGATGTCGCTATAATCGGCGGCGGCCCCGCCGGCCTCTCCGCGGCGCTCTGGCTCGCGCGATATCTCCGCAGAGTCGTTGTCGTCGACTCGGGCGATCCGCGCAACTGGGAAACCCGCGGTATCAACGGTTTCCTCGGATCGCAGGGAATAAAGTCGCCCGACCTGCGCCGGTGCGGGCGTGAAGATGCTGAGCGCTTCGGTGCAAAAATGATCGCCGACACTGTTACCAAGGTGACCAACACAAACAGCGAGCAGTTCGTCCTCACCCTTGAAAAAGGCACTGAGTTCACCGCGCGGCGATTGTTGCTCGCGTTTGGCATCAAGGACGTCTGGCCCCGCATCAATGGTCTGCGTGACTGCTATGGCGAGACAGTTCACGTCTGTCCGGATTGCGACGGTTTCGAAACCACGGACAAGAAAACGGTAGTGATCGGCACCGGCCGGAAAGCGGTCGGCATGGCGCTTTCCATCCATAACTGGACAAAAGAAATCGTCATTTGCACCAACGGGGAGCCCGCCGACATCGACAAACAGGAGCTCGATCAACTGAAAGCGCTGAACATTCCTGTGCTCGAGGAGCCGGTGGTAGCCGCCAATTCAAATAATCGGGAGATTCGCTGTCTCGATCTCGAATCGGGGATGCAGCTCGACTGCGAACGGCTCTACTTCGCCATCGGCCAGCGGCCCGCTGACGACCTTGGGGTCGATCTGAAATGCGAGCGGGACGAGAACGGTCTGATTGTCATTGACGAAAAACACCACACATCAGTGAGGAACGTCTTTGCAGCGGGCGATATCGTGCCCGGCCCGCAAATGGCTATCGCTGCGGCGGCAGGAGGCGCGGCTGCCGCGCTATATATCCATTACTCACTCGTATCGGACAAGCAGAAACTGGACTGA
- a CDS encoding nucleotidyltransferase family protein: MTPPGPLDGTARRDLNAARNHKTLTNGELLITKPSTPFIGAVVLAAGAATRFGSPKQLLEFDGVPLVRRAAKAAADAGANPVVVVIGANADMVAPALLGLGRVTVVVNHDWASGLASSLRTGLRVLFDAAMASGVTLKTPALDGVLVTLADQPHVDACALRTLMAGFDEDARLVAAGYRNTIGVPAVFGREHIASLMRMTGGTGAGQWLREHASAVKRVPLEAAALDVDVPSDAARFASDGLLFARASEDA; the protein is encoded by the coding sequence ATCACTCCACCCGGCCCCCTCGATGGAACCGCAAGGCGCGACCTGAATGCCGCTCGCAATCACAAGACGCTGACCAACGGAGAGCTTCTGATCACCAAGCCCTCCACGCCATTCATCGGAGCCGTTGTCCTCGCAGCCGGAGCAGCTACACGTTTCGGCTCGCCGAAACAGCTCCTTGAATTCGACGGTGTGCCCCTCGTGCGCCGGGCCGCGAAGGCGGCGGCCGATGCCGGCGCGAACCCGGTAGTGGTCGTCATTGGCGCGAACGCCGACATGGTTGCGCCTGCACTCTTGGGACTTGGCCGCGTGACAGTGGTTGTGAACCACGATTGGGCATCGGGACTTGCATCATCGCTGAGAACCGGACTGCGCGTATTGTTCGACGCCGCAATGGCCAGCGGCGTGACGCTGAAGACCCCTGCCCTCGACGGCGTCCTCGTAACCCTGGCCGACCAGCCGCATGTCGACGCGTGCGCGCTCAGAACGCTGATGGCCGGCTTCGACGAAGATGCCCGCCTGGTTGCCGCAGGCTATCGGAACACGATCGGCGTTCCCGCGGTGTTTGGCCGCGAGCACATCGCTAGCCTTATGCGAATGACAGGCGGTACCGGCGCGGGGCAATGGCTGCGCGAGCATGCAAGCGCAGTAAAGCGGGTTCCGCTCGAAGCTGCTGCACTCGACGTTGACGTTCCCTCCGACGCAGCAAGGTTCGCATCGGACGGACTTCTTTTTGCACGTGCGTCCGAAGATGCCTGA
- a CDS encoding XdhC family protein: MPTHRSVVDALIYSAQLGDPVVLATVVRVTGSSYGGVGARMVVHADGSTVGLVSGGCLESDIAEHARRVHASERAEVVSYDTRNDDDAPWGLGLGCNGLIEVLLEPLSAADANSLASIIGHALDADLPTVLATVIVSTADTGAPAIGAHTLITGSTSQTTGDWGDGVVLANAASATDEALAAGRRGLVREYGTVEVAFEVVAPSIRLLICGSGPDALPLATFASQLGWEVVVVDHREVDATRPARFPGARVVECTDALKLADTVALTGRIAAVVVSHHFSRDLDYVQALLTAGVAYVGVLGPRARTQRMLAELVARGLHPVAADGSLFAPVGLDIGGDGPEAIALAIIAEVQAVANDRAGGHLRDRRGSLHPAPSMEPQGAT, encoded by the coding sequence ATGCCAACACACCGATCCGTAGTCGATGCACTGATCTATTCCGCGCAGCTCGGCGACCCCGTTGTCCTCGCGACGGTCGTCCGCGTCACCGGCTCGAGCTACGGCGGAGTCGGCGCGCGCATGGTGGTTCACGCCGACGGCTCCACAGTGGGACTTGTCAGCGGCGGCTGCCTCGAATCCGACATCGCCGAGCACGCCCGTCGCGTACACGCGAGCGAGCGCGCGGAAGTCGTCAGCTACGACACGCGCAACGATGACGACGCGCCGTGGGGACTTGGACTTGGCTGCAATGGATTGATCGAAGTGCTGCTCGAGCCACTCTCAGCGGCTGACGCGAATTCCCTGGCGTCGATCATTGGGCATGCCCTCGACGCCGATTTACCGACAGTGCTCGCTACTGTAATAGTCTCGACCGCTGATACCGGTGCCCCGGCCATCGGAGCGCACACATTGATAACCGGCAGCACCTCTCAAACGACTGGCGACTGGGGAGACGGAGTCGTGTTGGCCAATGCGGCGTCGGCCACTGACGAAGCCCTCGCCGCTGGCCGGCGCGGACTGGTGCGGGAGTACGGCACAGTCGAGGTCGCGTTCGAAGTCGTGGCCCCGTCGATCAGACTCCTGATCTGCGGCAGCGGCCCCGATGCGCTGCCCCTCGCCACTTTCGCCTCGCAACTCGGCTGGGAGGTGGTGGTAGTCGACCATCGCGAGGTTGACGCAACCCGTCCCGCCCGGTTTCCCGGAGCGCGCGTTGTCGAATGCACCGACGCGCTCAAGCTCGCAGATACGGTCGCGCTGACCGGGAGAATCGCCGCCGTCGTCGTGTCGCATCATTTCTCGCGCGACCTCGATTACGTGCAGGCACTGCTCACCGCCGGCGTCGCCTACGTTGGCGTGCTGGGACCGCGCGCACGCACCCAGCGCATGCTCGCCGAGCTCGTCGCTCGCGGCTTGCATCCGGTCGCTGCCGATGGCTCGCTCTTCGCTCCAGTTGGATTGGATATCGGTGGCGACGGCCCCGAGGCAATCGCTCTCGCGATAATCGCCGAAGTGCAGGCAGTCGCAAACGACCGCGCCGGTGGTCATCTGCGCGACCGGCGCGGATCACTCCACCCGGCCCCCTCGATGGAACCGCAAGGCGCGACCTGA
- a CDS encoding type II toxin-antitoxin system PemK/MazF family toxin — MVKPVVRLPSRGDVFLVALDPTRGSEIRKTRPCLIVSPDELNHHLRTTIVALLTTGGHRYPYRVPCRFQGKSGDIVLDQLRTVDHERLRKRLGTVTPQTLTAVLRVLAELFEI; from the coding sequence GTGGTAAAGCCCGTCGTCCGCCTCCCGAGTCGCGGCGACGTATTTCTGGTCGCGCTCGACCCCACGCGAGGGAGCGAGATTCGAAAGACGCGTCCGTGCCTGATTGTCTCACCGGATGAGCTCAATCATCATCTGCGCACGACGATCGTTGCCCTCCTCACGACGGGCGGGCATCGGTATCCCTATCGCGTGCCGTGCCGCTTTCAGGGCAAGTCCGGCGACATCGTCCTGGATCAACTGAGGACGGTCGATCACGAGCGTCTGCGAAAGCGACTCGGGACCGTGACCCCGCAGACGCTCACCGCCGTGCTCCGGGTGTTAGCTGAACTGTTCGAGATCTAG
- a CDS encoding type II toxin-antitoxin system VapC family toxin produces MSDCTLIVQFFLTTPETELARRIAMADDVWLVPPLWRSEFRSVLRKYLLRDELTVARCIDVTFAAEARLSGGETQVSSAAVMNLVATSRCSAYDAEYISLAQSFSIPLVTSDRRLCESFPTVAVSPAEFLSTYRGD; encoded by the coding sequence GTGTCGGACTGCACGTTGATAGTGCAGTTCTTCCTGACAACGCCGGAAACGGAGCTTGCGCGGCGGATTGCGATGGCAGACGACGTCTGGCTCGTTCCGCCATTGTGGCGGAGTGAGTTTCGGAGCGTCCTTCGCAAATACCTTTTGCGCGACGAATTAACGGTGGCGCGTTGTATCGACGTCACGTTCGCGGCTGAGGCCAGGCTGTCCGGAGGCGAAACACAGGTGTCGAGTGCTGCCGTGATGAACCTCGTTGCGACATCGCGCTGCTCGGCATACGATGCGGAATACATTTCGCTGGCGCAGTCGTTCTCAATTCCACTCGTCACCAGCGACAGGCGTCTTTGCGAGAGTTTTCCGACGGTCGCGGTGTCACCGGCCGAATTTCTTTCCACTTACAGGGGTGATTGA
- a CDS encoding Arc family DNA-binding protein, whose translation MANLTVKGVPEPLVAELKKQAAAHRRSLNGEVLYRLERSLAGGGEDTRRFLREADRLRNEIGIHTTAEEIIAARDEGRR comes from the coding sequence ATGGCCAATCTGACTGTTAAAGGCGTTCCCGAGCCGCTGGTTGCAGAACTGAAGAAGCAGGCGGCGGCACACCGTCGCAGTTTGAACGGTGAAGTGCTCTATCGTCTTGAGCGATCCCTCGCCGGCGGCGGTGAAGACACGCGACGCTTCCTGCGTGAAGCTGACCGTTTGCGAAACGAAATCGGGATTCATACCACAGCCGAAGAAATAATTGCCGCGCGTGACGAAGGCCGGCGTTGA
- a CDS encoding DUF2891 family protein, with protein sequence MLRLAFVGPWPLARLVRAFPKALFATDAVAALKANLTPARIAGEVAYLNAPGRESFERPYGLAWLLQLGAELRESQTLMRLCYRRR encoded by the coding sequence GTGCTACGACTGGCATTCGTCGGTCCATGGCCACTGGCGCGCCTGGTCCGCGCGTTTCCCAAGGCGCTATTCGCGACCGATGCGGTCGCAGCACTCAAGGCGAATCTCACCCCGGCCCGCATCGCCGGCGAGGTGGCATACTTGAACGCCCCCGGACGCGAATCGTTCGAACGCCCCTACGGTTTGGCCTGGCTGCTGCAACTGGGCGCCGAACTGCGTGAATCACAGACGCTGATGCGGCTGTGTTATCGGCGACGTTGA
- a CDS encoding alcohol dehydrogenase catalytic domain-containing protein has translation MAAETRIPHRKILDGTGARLGLQLPISLGGEIAGTIEEIGDDVRDFKEGDAVYGMVASGGYAEYAIARIGEVVPEPQSLDFEKAAAIPLGGLTAWQSRALPASRRNQG, from the coding sequence ATGGCTGCCGAAACTCGCATACCCCATAGGAAAATCCTCGATGGTACAGGCGCGAGGCTGGGACTGCAACTCCCCATCTCTCTCGGTGGCGAGATTGCCGGAACAATCGAGGAGATCGGCGATGATGTCAGAGATTTCAAGGAGGGTGATGCGGTTTATGGCATGGTGGCCTCTGGAGGCTACGCCGAATACGCGATTGCCAGAATTGGGGAGGTGGTGCCCGAACCGCAAAGTCTCGATTTCGAGAAAGCGGCGGCGATTCCGCTCGGCGGGTTGACTGCATGGCAGTCGAGAGCTCTGCCCGCGTCACGTCGTAACCAAGGTTGA
- a CDS encoding sodium:proton antiporter has protein sequence MQLSIENIEILLLVAAVVAMLARRLRLPYTIGLTLAGLALALFNSTLNVELTKELIFTAFLPPLIFEAAFHMHWRELKQDLAPVLVLATIGVLVAAAITAAGIYFVAGWPLAAALLLGVLISATDPVSVIATFKEAGVKGRLRLLVEAESLFNDGTVAVIFGVVLAATASAATVGSASYGGAANLSALGVAQSFFVTFFGGIACGALVGGAALLLAGRTEDHLIEITFTSIAAYGSFLLAEHFHLSGVLATLTAGVFIGNTGSLGAITDKGRESVEAFWEYIGFVVNSLIFLLIGLRLGLEKLSAVWLPALIVIVFVTLGRAVAVYACCALFRRSKLRVSRPHQHVLFWGGLRGALALALALGLPNETPLHDEIISVAFAVVAYSVIVQGLTMTPLLRRLGEIAPREALRKP, from the coding sequence ATGCAACTTTCCATTGAAAACATCGAAATTTTGCTCCTCGTTGCCGCAGTCGTGGCGATGCTGGCGCGGCGACTTCGCCTGCCTTATACCATCGGGCTGACGCTCGCGGGGCTGGCGTTGGCGCTGTTCAATAGCACGCTCAATGTCGAACTCACCAAAGAACTGATCTTCACCGCGTTTTTGCCGCCGCTGATTTTTGAGGCGGCATTCCATATGCACTGGCGCGAACTCAAACAAGACCTCGCGCCCGTATTGGTTTTAGCCACAATTGGAGTACTCGTGGCGGCGGCTATCACGGCGGCAGGCATTTATTTTGTGGCCGGTTGGCCCCTCGCCGCCGCGTTGTTGCTGGGCGTCCTGATTTCCGCGACCGATCCGGTTTCGGTGATTGCGACGTTCAAGGAAGCGGGCGTCAAGGGGCGTTTGCGCTTGTTGGTCGAGGCCGAAAGTTTGTTCAACGACGGTACCGTCGCGGTGATTTTTGGCGTCGTGCTGGCGGCCACCGCAAGTGCCGCGACTGTTGGCTCGGCCTCTTACGGCGGCGCGGCCAACTTGAGCGCGCTCGGCGTGGCACAGAGTTTCTTCGTCACCTTCTTCGGCGGCATCGCGTGCGGTGCGCTCGTCGGCGGCGCGGCATTGCTGCTGGCGGGGCGCACAGAGGACCACTTGATTGAAATCACCTTCACTTCGATTGCGGCTTACGGTTCGTTTCTGCTGGCCGAGCATTTTCATTTGTCCGGCGTTCTGGCGACGCTGACGGCGGGCGTTTTCATCGGCAACACCGGCTCGCTTGGCGCCATCACCGACAAGGGCCGCGAAAGCGTCGAGGCGTTCTGGGAATACATAGGCTTCGTCGTCAATTCCTTGATTTTTCTCCTCATCGGCTTGCGTCTGGGACTGGAAAAACTCTCCGCCGTGTGGCTGCCCGCACTGATTGTCATCGTGTTCGTCACTCTTGGCCGCGCGGTCGCGGTGTATGCGTGCTGCGCGCTGTTTCGCCGCTCGAAGTTGCGCGTTTCGCGCCCGCATCAGCACGTTTTGTTTTGGGGCGGTTTGCGCGGCGCGCTGGCTCTGGCTTTGGCGCTCGGACTGCCGAATGAGACACCACTGCACGACGAAATTATTTCAGTCGCCTTTGCTGTTGTCGCGTACTCGGTGATTGTCCAAGGCTTGACGATGACGCCGCTCTTAAGACGACTGGGCGAAATCGCGCCGCGTGAAGCATTACGCAAGCCATGA
- a CDS encoding mechanosensitive ion channel family protein → MSEVWQSFSRMGADLVAALPRLLVGVIALVAAVVVGRLIRAGVRRSAAKRREHYSLQIALGRMAMVAAVLLGLLIGVTVAFPTFTPADMISALGIGGIAAGFAFKDIFQNFLAGILLLITKPFIVGDQIAFGDYEGVVEEIQTRATFIKTYDGRRVVIPNADLFINPVIVNTAFAKRRMQYDIGIGFGDDIDKAKQIILGVMRDADGVSPDPLADVIVVGLGEATVNLRARWWSDSRIADVLLAQDRVLSETKRRLQAAGIDLPFPTQQILFHDQTEETDGDRTRQREGWPPSATGNPAPRAAAQRDPERGGP, encoded by the coding sequence ATGTCCGAAGTCTGGCAGAGTTTTTCACGGATGGGCGCCGATTTGGTAGCCGCGTTGCCGCGCCTGCTCGTCGGCGTGATCGCGCTGGTGGCGGCAGTCGTCGTCGGCCGACTGATCCGAGCGGGAGTTCGCCGGTCGGCCGCGAAGCGGCGCGAGCACTACAGCCTGCAGATCGCGCTTGGACGCATGGCGATGGTTGCCGCGGTGCTGCTCGGATTGCTTATCGGCGTCACGGTCGCGTTCCCGACGTTCACACCGGCCGACATGATCAGCGCCCTCGGCATCGGCGGCATCGCCGCCGGCTTCGCGTTCAAGGATATCTTCCAGAATTTTCTCGCGGGCATCCTCCTGCTCATCACCAAGCCGTTCATCGTCGGCGACCAGATCGCGTTCGGAGATTATGAGGGCGTGGTCGAGGAGATCCAGACACGCGCAACGTTCATAAAGACGTACGATGGGCGCCGCGTTGTGATTCCCAACGCGGATCTCTTCATCAACCCGGTCATCGTCAACACCGCATTCGCAAAGCGGCGAATGCAGTACGACATCGGCATCGGCTTCGGCGACGACATCGATAAAGCGAAGCAGATCATTCTCGGCGTGATGCGCGATGCGGACGGAGTGTCTCCGGACCCGCTGGCGGACGTCATCGTGGTCGGCCTGGGCGAGGCGACGGTGAACCTGCGCGCGCGCTGGTGGAGCGACTCCCGCATCGCCGACGTGCTGCTGGCGCAGGACCGCGTGCTCTCCGAAACAAAGCGGAGGCTGCAGGCGGCCGGCATCGACCTTCCTTTCCCGACGCAGCAGATCCTGTTTCACGATCAGACCGAAGAGACCGACGGCGACCGAACGCGTCAGCGCGAGGGCTGGCCGCCATCCGCCACCGGCAATCCGGCGCCGCGGGCCGCCGCACAGCGCGATCCAGAACGCGGGGGACCGTGA
- a CDS encoding DUF2254 domain-containing protein has translation MRVTLLKYWDRLLGSFWFVPMIMAGAAVALANATVALDRAATADWVSAQSWAYSGSAEGATAVLGTIASSMIAIAGVVFSMTLVALSLASSQLGPRLLRGFMADKATQAVLGTFVATFLYSLFVLRSIRRVDEGLFVPHLSVAFGVLFAVTSVGVFVYFIHHVAVSIHADNVVARVGAELAERIERLFPETIGQGAHGPADLPEAFARDSCSVGAAEDGYVQLIDSDALLALAVEGDLVLRVERRLGHFVVKGSPLALAWPGKRVNERIQARINAAFVVGNQRTPVQDVEFAVNQLVEIAVRALSPGINDPFTAVACIDRLGAALSRLAQCEMPSPCRHDGENKLRVVAPVTEFADFADAAFDQVRQYARSSAAVTIRLLETIAVVADFAHRPEDLAALRRHAEMIARGSLEGLPEQEDRHAVETRYLAAMESL, from the coding sequence GTGAGAGTGACTCTTCTCAAGTACTGGGACCGCCTTCTCGGCAGCTTCTGGTTTGTGCCGATGATCATGGCCGGCGCGGCAGTCGCATTGGCCAACGCGACCGTCGCCCTGGACAGGGCGGCGACGGCCGACTGGGTGAGCGCCCAGAGCTGGGCGTATAGCGGTAGCGCGGAAGGTGCGACCGCCGTGCTGGGCACCATCGCCAGCTCGATGATTGCCATCGCTGGGGTGGTGTTCTCGATGACCTTGGTGGCGCTGTCGCTCGCCTCATCGCAACTCGGTCCCCGGCTGTTGCGCGGTTTCATGGCTGACAAGGCGACCCAGGCAGTGCTCGGCACATTCGTAGCCACGTTTCTCTACTCTCTGTTCGTGCTCCGTTCCATCCGCCGAGTGGACGAAGGCCTCTTCGTTCCTCATCTATCCGTCGCGTTTGGAGTGCTGTTCGCGGTCACGAGTGTGGGGGTGTTTGTCTATTTCATTCATCACGTCGCAGTCTCCATACACGCCGACAACGTCGTTGCGCGGGTCGGCGCGGAGTTGGCGGAGCGTATCGAGCGTCTGTTCCCGGAAACGATCGGCCAAGGTGCGCATGGCCCCGCGGATTTGCCCGAGGCGTTCGCCCGCGATTCATGCTCGGTCGGCGCGGCCGAAGATGGTTACGTTCAACTGATCGACAGTGACGCCCTGCTGGCTCTGGCTGTTGAAGGAGACCTGGTTCTCCGAGTGGAGCGGCGCCTTGGACATTTCGTCGTCAAAGGCAGCCCGCTGGCGCTGGCCTGGCCCGGCAAACGGGTGAACGAACGCATCCAGGCCCGGATCAATGCGGCGTTCGTCGTCGGCAATCAGCGCACGCCTGTCCAGGATGTCGAGTTCGCCGTCAACCAGCTTGTCGAGATCGCAGTCCGCGCCCTCTCGCCCGGCATCAACGACCCCTTCACGGCAGTGGCCTGCATTGACCGCCTGGGGGCCGCGTTGTCGCGCTTGGCGCAGTGTGAGATGCCATCGCCCTGTCGCCATGACGGCGAAAACAAGCTGAGAGTTGTTGCGCCGGTCACTGAGTTCGCCGACTTCGCCGACGCAGCATTCGACCAGGTGAGGCAATACGCCCGCTCCAGTGCGGCGGTGACTATCCGTCTCCTGGAGACGATCGCGGTGGTGGCGGATTTCGCGCATCGGCCGGAGGATCTTGCCGCGCTTCGGCGGCATGCTGAAATGATCGCACGGGGGAGTCTGGAAGGATTGCCGGAGCAGGAGGATCGCCACGCTGTCGAAACTCGATACCTGGCAGCGATGGAATCGCTCTAG
- a CDS encoding DUF5985 family protein gives MALFIYALCAITSLAAAVLLYRGFRQSGARLLLWSALCFAGFFLNNILLIVDTRVLPDQDLSILRSLPSLAGISFLLYGLIADSQA, from the coding sequence ATGGCACTTTTCATTTATGCGCTCTGTGCAATCACGAGTCTGGCCGCCGCGGTTCTACTCTACCGCGGATTTCGCCAGTCGGGCGCACGCCTGCTCTTGTGGAGCGCGCTGTGTTTTGCCGGCTTTTTTCTCAACAATATTTTGTTGATAGTGGACACACGCGTGCTCCCGGATCAGGACCTGTCGATTCTCCGATCACTTCCGTCGCTCGCGGGAATATCGTTTCTGCTTTACGGGTTGATCGCGGACTCGCAGGCATGA
- a CDS encoding DUF5985 family protein produces MTGVSSLVSGALVMGYLVAATFFLRFSRRTGDRLFTFFSVAFVLLAVHRLALALVTDVAANAIWLYVLRLLAFLIILAAIADKNRAARHSS; encoded by the coding sequence ATGACTGGAGTTTCGAGCCTCGTCTCGGGAGCCCTGGTGATGGGCTACCTCGTCGCGGCGACTTTCTTCCTTCGTTTCTCACGGAGAACGGGAGACAGGCTTTTCACGTTTTTTTCCGTTGCGTTCGTTCTTCTCGCGGTTCACCGCCTCGCGCTCGCGCTCGTCACCGACGTGGCGGCGAACGCAATCTGGCTCTACGTGTTGCGCCTGCTCGCCTTCCTGATCATCCTCGCAGCGATTGCGGATAAGAACCGGGCCGCGCGGCATTCGAGTTGA